A section of the Telopea speciosissima isolate NSW1024214 ecotype Mountain lineage chromosome 3, Tspe_v1, whole genome shotgun sequence genome encodes:
- the LOC122655093 gene encoding uncharacterized protein LOC122655093: MQVDPVCLRCGATMESSDHVLFDSPFTRSVWFGCSLHYFPPTNTTPKLTDWLQSWDDLFRVDNKKAHDSLSRPSFICWYLWRARNDLAFNERQWSPLEVIATAEKTFLEFSNATVVPSAPLASPVGASPTCQHWEPPPVGSIKIKCDAALSREFKGRTGNALTEAMDAGYTNVLVESDCKEAVELIQNRSRPPPSDVADVVADEQ; this comes from the exons ATGCAGGTTGATCCAGTATGTCTAAGGTGTGGAGCTACTATGGAATCTAGTgatcatgtcttatttgatAGCCCCTTTACAAGGAGTGTGTGGTTCGGGTGTTCACTGCACTATTTTCCACCGACAAATACAACACCAAAGCTTACAGATTGGCTTCAAAGCTGGGATGATCTATTCCGTGTGGACAACAAGAAGGCGCATGATTCATTATCCAGGCCTTCCTTCATTTGTTGGTACCTTTGGCGGGCTCGAAACGACTTGGCTTTTAATGAGAGGCAATGGTCTCCATTAGAAGTTATTGCAACGGCTGAGAAAACTTTTCTGGAGTTTTCCAACGCTACAGTTGTTCCTTCAGCCCCTCTTGCAAGTCCAGTTGGTGCAAGCCCTACATGTCAACACTGGGAGCCTCCACCGGTTGGGTCTATTAAGATTAAATGTGATGCGGCTCTTTCGAGGGAGTTCAAAGGGAGGACTGG AAATGCTTTAACAGAGGCTATGGATGCAGGCTACACAAATGTCTTAGTTGAATCTGATTGCAAAGAAGCAGTGGAGCTCATTCAAAATCGCAGTAGACCACCACCATCAGATGTAGCGGATGTTGTTGCTGATGAGCAGTGA